The nucleotide sequence CGAGAATGCCATTGGTCCTGTTAAGCGTTGAATCATCGTTATTGTCACTGACTTTTTTATAGTTTGCTTCATCGCCGGATTCATCCACGAGTTCTCTTGGTTTACAGGCATACTCATCTGTTCCCTTTGAAAAGTCCGACTTGCATACGTAGACTTCTTTGCTCGAAATGTACTTCGGATAGAGATCGGACAGCCAGTTCGGCAGATCTTTGTAGTCGTCTTTGTACATAATCAGCCCTACGCTAAGCTGATGCAGGTTGTTTTTGCAGTTGGTTTGCCGTGCCTTTTCACGTGAGGCTTGCAGGGCAGGCGTTAACAGCCCGGCCAATACGCCAATAATGGCGATGACTACAAGCAACTCGATGAGGGTGAAGCCTCTTTCTGCTGCGGTCATGTGATGTCGAAATCGAGCCATTAAGATCATTAAAAGATGCTCCACTGTGAAAATATGCACGAGCAAATACTTATCGGTTTAAATATAGCATAATTCGTGCCATAGCCAATATTTCGGATCCCGTGACCAATATTCTGT is from bacterium and encodes:
- a CDS encoding DUF1559 domain-containing protein, which produces MTAAERGFTLIELLVVIAIIGVLAGLLTPALQASREKARQTNCKNNLHQLSVGLIMYKDDYKDLPNWLSDLYPKYISSKEVYVCKSDFSKGTDEYACKPRELVDESGDEANYKKVSDNNDDSTLNRTNGILACSYMYEFNGAPCDAWDWSGYVNNTSNLTSSATWKEVKKCQLAYGDGPSGNQPYSETMFPMIRCFHHWKERKVESTDPDNPHQSLTLNVSYAGNVYEGPLMWEYTK